The following are from one region of the Amycolatopsis sp. QT-25 genome:
- a CDS encoding LuxR family transcriptional regulator, which yields MELSWVEREIAKPFAFIVVEGEPGSGKTDLLRRVARSAAQERTVLEFRCVRERDPVPLAPLLDALGAAADRWTGPAGRLSPLAGVLRPLLPEFSAVLPEPLGSDRHLVHRALRELLTLPERALLIVDDADQADEETQDFLRLLAARPSERLAVVTGSALRLQQRTLRDAWWPPRSGVTARHVLKPLRIADVVEKTGSCELAQRVHRRTGGVAAAVTAVLEAISGLDVPAAMKLVEKVVPAAWAAELAARFAVLEHGAAAIVSAAVTLGRPAGGEALAAVAGSDATGMVDDLLQAMAAGFLRDLGNDRYAVRSPLVADAVDAAIPGPRRSQLHSGAARLLACADEPQPRRVAYHHREAGELDEWARYVSESVDQAAAEGRPGEAVRLLEAALRDPALSRARKENFAVRLSRQTAYGLIGESTLRLLRTAAHDWPLSDAARGEIRINLGRVLINQVGQVDAGRSEIELAIADLDGRQALLARGLITLALPHIGPVPVEENLRRLDQAERASKGTGDVELLAAVTANRVSGRMQVADPGVWQDVGTLPASPRSAEVRRQVSRTYVNLADAAAWNGYYPVARTYLATARRLVHDEEQPYLEALAAGTALRLDVATGIWPEVETEVLGLVGRVGRDSSLAAEPLLALAWYQLGNGRRKEASRNFDAAFTLAAGNVPQRASAFAGRVAVLLAAKELAVAARLVESGLESVRRKNNWVWGAELLPPAVQVLLARGESDAAERLVAEYGEGIAGRDAPLAHAAALFCRGLLARARPADAVEFFRQAALSYQALPRPHAAAGASELAGECYAALGDHRKLLGALTSAETIYRSLKSVTDAQRCRRTLARHDPTTPSRGRRGYGQALSPRELEVARLAAQNLSNREIAERLFLSARTVEVHISRALNKLELPSRAVLGEHLSRELDGMPRS from the coding sequence GTGGAGTTGTCCTGGGTGGAACGGGAGATCGCCAAGCCGTTCGCCTTCATCGTGGTCGAAGGCGAACCCGGATCCGGTAAGACGGACCTCCTCCGCCGGGTGGCGCGGTCCGCGGCTCAGGAGCGGACCGTGCTCGAGTTCCGCTGCGTACGAGAGCGCGATCCGGTGCCGCTCGCGCCCCTGCTCGACGCGCTGGGTGCCGCCGCGGACAGGTGGACGGGGCCGGCCGGTCGCCTGTCGCCGCTCGCCGGGGTACTGCGCCCCTTGCTCCCCGAATTCAGCGCCGTCCTGCCCGAGCCGCTCGGCTCCGATCGCCATCTGGTGCACCGTGCGCTCCGCGAACTGCTGACCTTGCCGGAGCGGGCCCTCCTGATCGTCGACGACGCGGACCAGGCCGACGAGGAGACCCAGGACTTCCTCCGCCTGCTGGCGGCCCGGCCGTCCGAACGGCTGGCCGTCGTGACCGGTTCCGCGCTCCGGTTGCAGCAACGGACCCTTCGCGATGCTTGGTGGCCTCCCCGGTCCGGGGTGACGGCTCGCCACGTCCTGAAGCCGTTGCGGATCGCGGACGTCGTGGAGAAGACCGGTTCGTGTGAGCTCGCCCAGCGGGTCCATCGCCGAACCGGCGGGGTGGCCGCGGCGGTCACCGCGGTCTTGGAAGCGATCTCCGGACTCGACGTGCCGGCGGCCATGAAGCTTGTGGAGAAGGTCGTCCCCGCCGCTTGGGCGGCAGAACTCGCCGCGCGGTTCGCCGTGCTGGAGCACGGCGCCGCGGCGATCGTTTCCGCCGCGGTGACCCTCGGCAGGCCGGCGGGCGGCGAGGCGCTCGCCGCCGTGGCGGGCTCGGACGCCACCGGCATGGTCGACGACCTGCTCCAGGCGATGGCGGCGGGGTTCCTGCGCGATTTGGGCAACGATCGCTACGCGGTGCGCAGTCCGCTGGTCGCCGACGCGGTCGACGCCGCCATCCCGGGCCCGCGGCGGTCGCAGCTGCACTCGGGCGCCGCGCGGCTGCTCGCCTGTGCGGACGAGCCGCAACCGCGGAGGGTCGCGTACCACCATCGGGAGGCCGGTGAGCTCGACGAATGGGCACGGTACGTCTCGGAATCCGTGGACCAGGCGGCGGCCGAGGGCCGGCCGGGTGAAGCGGTACGGCTGCTCGAGGCCGCGCTTAGGGACCCCGCGCTCTCCCGGGCGCGCAAGGAGAACTTCGCCGTTCGTCTCAGCCGGCAGACCGCGTACGGTCTGATCGGCGAGTCCACGTTGCGGCTGCTGCGTACGGCGGCGCACGACTGGCCGCTGAGCGACGCCGCTCGCGGCGAGATCCGGATCAACCTCGGCCGGGTCCTGATCAATCAGGTCGGGCAGGTCGACGCGGGCCGTTCCGAGATCGAGCTGGCCATCGCGGATCTGGACGGACGGCAGGCGCTTCTCGCCCGTGGACTGATCACCTTGGCGCTTCCGCACATCGGGCCGGTGCCGGTCGAGGAGAACCTGCGCCGGCTGGATCAGGCCGAACGGGCCAGCAAGGGCACCGGCGACGTCGAATTGCTCGCCGCGGTGACCGCGAACCGGGTGTCCGGCCGGATGCAGGTGGCCGACCCCGGCGTCTGGCAGGACGTCGGCACGCTTCCGGCCTCGCCCCGGTCCGCCGAGGTGCGCAGGCAGGTCAGCCGGACCTACGTCAACCTCGCCGACGCGGCCGCCTGGAACGGGTACTACCCGGTGGCGAGGACCTATCTCGCCACCGCCCGGCGGCTGGTCCACGACGAGGAGCAACCCTACCTGGAAGCGCTCGCGGCCGGGACGGCTCTCCGGCTCGACGTCGCCACGGGTATCTGGCCCGAGGTGGAGACCGAAGTCCTCGGACTGGTGGGCCGCGTCGGCCGGGACAGTTCGCTCGCCGCGGAACCGTTGCTCGCGCTGGCTTGGTACCAACTGGGCAACGGACGTCGCAAAGAGGCGTCACGGAACTTCGACGCCGCCTTCACCCTCGCGGCCGGGAACGTGCCACAGCGGGCGTCGGCGTTCGCGGGGAGGGTGGCCGTTCTCCTGGCGGCCAAGGAACTTGCCGTCGCCGCGCGGCTCGTGGAGAGCGGGCTCGAAAGTGTGCGCCGGAAGAACAACTGGGTCTGGGGGGCGGAACTTCTCCCGCCCGCGGTCCAGGTCCTCCTCGCCCGAGGGGAGAGTGACGCGGCGGAGCGGCTGGTGGCCGAGTACGGGGAAGGGATCGCCGGACGGGACGCGCCGCTCGCCCACGCGGCGGCTCTCTTCTGCCGGGGTCTGCTCGCCAGGGCCCGCCCTGCCGACGCGGTCGAATTCTTCAGGCAGGCGGCGCTGTCCTATCAGGCTTTGCCGCGCCCCCATGCCGCCGCCGGGGCGAGCGAACTCGCCGGCGAGTGTTACGCCGCACTCGGTGACCATCGGAAACTGCTGGGCGCGTTGACCTCGGCCGAAACCATCTACCGTTCCCTGAAGTCCGTCACCGACGCGCAGCGATGCCGTCGGACCCTGGCGCGCCACGATCCCACCACTCCGTCGCGTGGTCGCCGTGGCTATGGCCAGGCCTTGTCGCCGCGCGAACTCGAGGTGGCTCGCCTGGCCGCCCAGAATCTCAGCAACCGCGAAATCGCGGAGCGGCTCTTCCTGTCCGCGCGGACGGTCGAAGTCCATATCAGCCGGGCGTTGAACAAGCTCGAGCTGCCTTCCCGCGCGGTGCTCGGCGAACATCTGTCGCGCGAACTCGACGGCATGCCACGCTCCTGA
- a CDS encoding anti-sigma factor RsbA family regulatory protein, with the protein MKATKTATGTDPFVHPALFYRGPDDYLAGTVPFILRGLESSEPVAVSVPGPNLELLRAALGPDAERVLLLDMTEEGRNPGRIIPGVLRAFADEHTTRRVRIIGEPIWAERSELEYPACAQHEALINHAFTGREVTILCPYDVTRLDARALSDAKATHPVLIDSTGERASTGYDPDRIITGYNTPLPEPLPIEPAGYSVIDAVTGEAASLAQARAVARAQARRAGLTDDQVADVQLAVAELLANSVDHGGGRGRLSIWSEAGGLVCEVHDTGHLTDPLAGRRPASPEQRRGRGLLLVNHLADLVRVHTGPQGTTIRVCFTTKRH; encoded by the coding sequence GTGAAGGCGACCAAGACGGCGACGGGCACCGACCCGTTCGTCCACCCGGCGCTGTTCTACCGGGGACCGGACGACTATCTGGCGGGCACTGTTCCGTTCATCTTGCGGGGCTTGGAGAGCAGCGAACCGGTCGCGGTCTCGGTGCCCGGCCCCAACCTCGAACTGCTGCGGGCCGCCTTGGGCCCGGACGCCGAGCGGGTCCTGCTGCTGGACATGACGGAGGAAGGCCGCAACCCCGGCCGGATCATCCCCGGTGTCCTCCGGGCCTTCGCCGACGAGCACACCACTCGGCGGGTCCGCATCATCGGTGAGCCCATCTGGGCGGAACGGTCCGAGCTGGAATATCCGGCGTGTGCCCAGCACGAGGCCCTGATCAACCACGCGTTCACCGGCCGCGAAGTCACCATTCTCTGCCCCTACGACGTCACCCGCCTGGACGCCCGCGCCCTCTCCGACGCCAAAGCCACCCATCCGGTCTTGATCGACTCCACCGGAGAGCGAGCCAGCACCGGCTACGACCCCGACCGCATCATCACTGGGTACAACACCCCGCTGCCCGAACCGCTCCCGATCGAGCCTGCCGGGTACAGCGTCATCGACGCCGTCACCGGCGAGGCGGCTTCCCTGGCTCAAGCCCGCGCCGTTGCCCGTGCGCAGGCGCGGCGTGCCGGCCTCACCGACGATCAGGTGGCGGACGTCCAGCTCGCGGTCGCCGAACTCCTGGCCAACAGCGTGGATCACGGTGGCGGACGAGGACGGCTCAGCATCTGGTCCGAGGCGGGCGGGCTCGTCTGCGAGGTCCACGACACCGGCCACCTGACCGATCCGCTGGCCGGACGGCGGCCCGCCTCCCCCGAGCAGCGACGCGGCCGCGGGCTCCTGCTGGTCAACCACCTGGCCGACCTCGTACGCGTCCACACCGGCCCACAGGGCACCACGATCCGCGTCTGCTTCACCACCAAGCGTCACTGA
- a CDS encoding fibronectin type III domain-containing protein — protein sequence MSTAALVALGIAVGSGTSAAAPGELTQNYSCPFPLIGDQKVSVTIKTTQPSTIEAGKLTPVIEITAVSNAGKTATEGLRLVGAETIKGTAKATSTVTMPGSQGTMTVKVDADVPNQPIPPVGNDLVVNATGSAPALRFDQPGTASLAVTGLQLVMTPLKADGTPTGLGTFTSDCVLAPGQGTVLQTYTVTGSPVAPEAVVGTGDHPPLRQLYSCPFPLIGNQDVTVDINATLPDTIPVGQFTPRIDITAVSNAGKTATEGLRLVGAESLKGSALATSLVSSPQGHLAVGVPTAIPRQPIPPKGNDLIVNASGSAPALRFDQPGTATLSVHDLVLTMTPLTASGAETGLGTFVADCTPANGQANVLHTFTVTPAADTTAPSAPGAVTVGEVTQNSVALSWGAATDNVGVAGYDVYAGADLVKSVTGTSATVDGLTPDTEYSFTVKAKDAAGNVSPATAPATAKTAKAPDTQAPTTPANVHSTGTTQTSVTLAWDASSDNVGVTGYDVLKGAEVLKSVTEPQATIDGLTAGTEYSFTVVAKDAAGNASAPSAAVTAKTQAAPDTQAPAVPGNLHTTGTSASSVGLAWDASSDNVGVVGYDVYHGGTVVKSVTEANATVDGLTADTEYSFTVVAKDAAGNRSEPSAPVTARTATVPDTEAPGVPAGLAAADVTQSSVALSWNASSDNVGVVGYDVYNGTTLVKTVAGTAATVDGLAPGTEYSFTVVAKDAAGNASAPSAAVTAKTQAAPDTQAPVAPGAPRATGTTRTSVSLEWTASTDNVGVTGYDVYNGATLVKSVTGTSVTVDGLAADTEYSFTVVAKDAAGNLSTPSTAITVRTQAAPDTEAPGAPANPRSTGTTQTSVSLAWDAASDNVGVTGYDVYNGSALVKSVTGVSATVDGLTSDTEYTFTVVAKDAAGNKSAASSPVTAKTRPNTSPVVKYSYDLAGKTQLKKLAGPIDLRGGINAAITLANGTFDADLTLNPTSAKLTLWGFVPVNAKIEFASAGKTTGTLAAGVLKSTSAVTVKLPRISVFGFPVSASPACRTKTPVQIPLQSKAGFDPLAGGKLTGSYTLPPLQGCGFLNDIVSGVASGAGNTVEVNLKPRPVG from the coding sequence GTGAGCACGGCCGCACTGGTGGCGCTGGGTATAGCGGTGGGTTCGGGCACCAGTGCCGCGGCTCCGGGTGAGCTCACCCAGAATTACTCGTGTCCATTTCCGTTGATCGGCGACCAGAAAGTTTCGGTCACCATCAAGACCACTCAGCCTTCGACGATCGAAGCCGGGAAATTGACGCCCGTCATCGAGATCACCGCCGTGTCCAACGCGGGCAAAACGGCGACCGAGGGCCTTCGTCTTGTCGGTGCCGAAACAATCAAGGGCACCGCGAAGGCGACCTCGACCGTGACGATGCCCGGCAGCCAGGGCACGATGACGGTGAAGGTCGACGCCGACGTGCCGAACCAGCCCATTCCGCCGGTGGGCAACGACCTCGTCGTCAACGCCACGGGCAGCGCTCCCGCGTTGAGGTTCGACCAGCCGGGCACCGCGTCGCTCGCCGTGACCGGTCTCCAGCTGGTTATGACCCCGCTCAAGGCCGACGGAACCCCGACGGGTCTCGGCACCTTCACCTCGGACTGCGTTCTCGCGCCGGGGCAGGGGACCGTCCTCCAGACCTACACCGTGACCGGTTCGCCGGTCGCCCCGGAAGCCGTTGTCGGCACGGGTGATCACCCGCCACTGCGGCAGCTCTACAGCTGCCCGTTCCCGTTGATCGGCAACCAGGACGTCACGGTCGACATCAACGCCACGCTGCCCGACACGATCCCGGTGGGCCAGTTCACCCCGAGGATCGACATCACGGCCGTCTCCAACGCGGGCAAGACCGCGACCGAAGGGCTGCGGCTCGTCGGCGCCGAATCCCTCAAGGGTTCCGCGCTGGCCACCTCGCTGGTCTCCAGTCCGCAGGGACACCTCGCGGTCGGCGTGCCGACGGCCATCCCGCGACAGCCGATTCCGCCGAAGGGCAACGACCTGATCGTCAACGCGAGTGGTTCCGCGCCGGCGTTGCGATTCGACCAGCCGGGAACGGCGACGCTTTCGGTGCACGATCTGGTGCTGACCATGACGCCGTTGACGGCTTCCGGTGCGGAGACCGGCCTCGGCACGTTCGTCGCGGACTGCACCCCGGCGAACGGTCAGGCCAACGTCCTGCACACCTTCACCGTCACTCCCGCCGCCGACACGACGGCGCCTTCGGCTCCCGGCGCCGTGACGGTCGGTGAAGTGACTCAGAACAGCGTCGCGTTGTCCTGGGGCGCCGCCACCGACAACGTCGGCGTCGCGGGCTACGACGTCTACGCGGGCGCCGATCTCGTGAAGTCCGTGACCGGCACGTCGGCCACGGTCGACGGATTGACCCCGGACACGGAGTACTCCTTCACCGTCAAGGCCAAGGACGCGGCGGGCAACGTCTCGCCCGCCACCGCGCCCGCCACCGCCAAGACCGCGAAGGCTCCTGACACGCAGGCGCCGACGACACCCGCGAACGTGCACTCGACCGGAACGACCCAAACCAGTGTGACGCTGGCCTGGGACGCGTCGAGCGACAACGTCGGTGTCACCGGCTACGACGTTCTGAAGGGTGCCGAAGTCCTCAAGTCGGTCACGGAACCCCAGGCCACGATCGACGGGCTGACGGCCGGTACCGAATATTCCTTCACGGTGGTCGCGAAGGACGCCGCGGGCAACGCGTCGGCTCCCAGCGCCGCGGTCACGGCGAAGACGCAGGCCGCGCCCGACACGCAGGCGCCCGCTGTGCCGGGCAACCTGCACACGACCGGTACCTCGGCCTCCAGCGTCGGCCTGGCGTGGGACGCGTCGAGTGACAACGTCGGTGTCGTCGGCTACGACGTCTACCACGGCGGCACGGTGGTGAAGTCGGTGACGGAGGCCAACGCCACGGTCGACGGTCTCACCGCCGACACCGAGTACAGCTTCACCGTCGTCGCCAAGGACGCGGCCGGGAACAGGTCGGAGCCCAGCGCGCCGGTGACCGCTCGGACGGCCACGGTCCCGGACACCGAAGCACCCGGTGTCCCGGCGGGTCTCGCCGCGGCCGATGTCACCCAGTCCAGCGTCGCGCTGTCCTGGAACGCGTCGAGCGACAACGTCGGTGTCGTCGGCTACGACGTCTACAACGGGACCACCTTGGTCAAGACGGTGGCCGGGACCGCCGCGACCGTGGACGGTCTGGCGCCGGGCACGGAGTATTCCTTCACCGTGGTCGCGAAGGACGCCGCGGGCAACGCGTCGGCTCCCAGTGCCGCGGTCACGGCGAAGACGCAGGCCGCGCCCGACACGCAGGCTCCCGTCGCGCCGGGTGCTCCCCGTGCCACCGGCACCACGCGGACCAGCGTGAGCCTCGAGTGGACCGCGTCGACGGACAACGTGGGCGTCACCGGTTACGACGTCTACAACGGCGCCACCTTGGTGAAGTCCGTGACCGGTACTTCCGTGACGGTGGACGGGCTCGCCGCGGATACGGAGTATTCGTTCACCGTGGTCGCGAAGGACGCGGCGGGCAACCTGTCGACCCCGAGCACCGCCATCACCGTCCGGACGCAGGCCGCGCCCGACACGGAAGCGCCCGGTGCGCCTGCCAACCCGCGTTCCACCGGGACCACGCAGACCAGCGTGAGTCTCGCCTGGGATGCCGCGAGCGACAACGTCGGCGTCACCGGTTACGACGTCTACAACGGCAGCGCCTTGGTGAAATCCGTGACGGGGGTTTCCGCGACCGTGGACGGCCTCACCTCCGACACGGAGTACACCTTCACCGTCGTCGCCAAGGACGCCGCGGGGAACAAGTCGGCCGCGTCCTCGCCGGTCACGGCGAAGACCCGGCCGAACACCTCCCCGGTCGTCAAGTACAGCTACGACCTGGCAGGCAAGACGCAGCTGAAGAAGCTCGCCGGCCCGATCGACCTGCGTGGCGGTATCAACGCCGCGATCACGCTGGCGAACGGGACCTTCGACGCCGACCTCACGCTGAACCCGACGAGCGCGAAGCTCACGCTCTGGGGCTTCGTCCCGGTCAACGCGAAGATCGAGTTCGCGTCGGCGGGCAAGACCACCGGCACGCTGGCGGCCGGGGTGCTCAAGTCGACGTCGGCGGTGACGGTCAAGCTGCCGCGGATCAGCGTCTTCGGCTTCCCGGTGTCGGCGAGCCCGGCCTGCCGGACGAAGACGCCCGTCCAGATCCCGCTCCAGTCGAAGGCCGGTTTCGATCCGTTGGCCGGTGGCAAGCTCACCGGTTCCTACACCCTGCCGCCGTTGCAGGGCTGCGGGTTCCTGAACGACATCGTGAGCGGTGTCGCCTCGGGTGCCGGCAACACGGTGGAGGTGAACCTCAAGCCGCGTCCGGTCGGCTGA
- a CDS encoding aminoglycoside phosphotransferase family protein, which translates to MPRRVAVDPAQVRGLVAEQFPRWAGLPIRPVAESGWDNVTFRLGEEMVARLPSAAEYALAVDKEQHWLPALAPRLPLPIPVPLAKGRPGADYPFPWSVYRWLDGEPARADRIPDPVRFASDLAGFLAALRKVDAADGPRPGKHNWFRGATLRTYDAPAERALSVLDGDVDVDSAREIWQTALDAPWDGVDSWFHGDIAPGNLLLKGGELAAVIDFGTCGVGDPSCDTAIAWTLLSADGRQAFRDRLSVGDAAWARGRGWALWKTLDTCARTRGRVDEEAADARRVLGEILSEYSAGR; encoded by the coding sequence ATGCCGCGGCGAGTCGCCGTCGACCCGGCGCAGGTGCGCGGATTGGTCGCCGAGCAGTTCCCGCGGTGGGCCGGGCTTCCGATCCGGCCCGTGGCCGAATCCGGTTGGGACAACGTCACGTTCCGGCTCGGCGAGGAAATGGTGGCGCGCCTGCCGAGTGCGGCCGAGTACGCGCTGGCGGTGGACAAGGAACAGCACTGGCTTCCGGCGCTCGCGCCCCGGCTGCCACTGCCCATCCCCGTGCCGCTGGCGAAGGGACGGCCCGGCGCGGACTATCCCTTCCCGTGGTCGGTCTACCGGTGGCTCGACGGCGAACCCGCGAGAGCGGACCGAATCCCGGATCCTGTTCGGTTCGCTTCGGACCTGGCGGGTTTCCTGGCGGCGTTGCGAAAGGTCGACGCCGCGGACGGCCCGCGGCCGGGTAAGCACAACTGGTTCCGTGGCGCCACTCTGCGCACCTATGACGCGCCGGCCGAGCGCGCACTCTCGGTGCTGGACGGCGATGTCGACGTCGACTCGGCCCGCGAGATCTGGCAGACGGCGCTGGACGCTCCTTGGGACGGAGTGGACTCCTGGTTCCACGGTGACATCGCACCGGGGAACCTGCTCCTCAAGGGCGGAGAACTGGCGGCTGTCATCGATTTCGGAACCTGCGGTGTCGGCGATCCGTCCTGCGACACGGCCATTGCCTGGACGTTGCTGAGCGCCGACGGCAGGCAGGCGTTCCGCGACCGGCTATCGGTCGGCGACGCGGCGTGGGCGCGAGGACGGGGCTGGGCCCTGTGGAAGACCCTGGACACCTGCGCGCGGACAAGAGGTCGTGTCGACGAAGAAGCCGCGGACGCGCGGCGTGTGCTGGGCGAGATCCTCTCGGAGTACTCGGCCGGTCGTTGA